From Chitinispirillales bacterium ANBcel5, one genomic window encodes:
- a CDS encoding STAS domain-containing protein, which translates to MEIGGREKHKFHIIDLIGKIDRLKDSIVLKSYVNTLIEKNVTHVALNLAQVTYLDSGALNVLIYCHNTLKKSDGMLVLIEPNEYVRDVLEVVGLNKLVKIYSTEEEFDHEIQSA; encoded by the coding sequence ATGGAAATAGGCGGCAGAGAAAAACACAAATTTCACATCATTGATCTAATCGGTAAAATCGACCGTCTCAAAGATTCAATTGTCCTGAAATCCTACGTTAACACTCTGATAGAAAAGAACGTAACGCATGTTGCGCTCAATCTGGCACAGGTTACCTATTTGGACAGTGGTGCGTTGAACGTACTAATCTATTGTCACAATACACTTAAAAAGAGTGATGGAATGCTGGTTCTTATTGAACCCAATGAGTATGTTAGAGATGTTTTGGAAGTTGTGGGGCTGAATAAACTGGTAAAAATTTATTCTACTGAAGAGGAGTTTGATCATGAAATTCAGAGTGCTTAA
- the deoC gene encoding deoxyribose-phosphate aldolase, which produces MATYSEIAQMIDHSLLKPQLDSKTIADGCNIALEYEVASVCVRPCDVQLAYEIINRSSVKVSTVIGFPHGSTTTATKLFETNEALENGAVELDMVLNISKLKSGEYKYVGDEIRSVVEAAHSSDAIVKVIFENCYLSDPEKIEVCKICNDTGVDYAKTSTGYGSGGATDEDIKLMRQYCADSIKIKAAGGIRTLERALQVRELGCSRIGATATVDILSRLK; this is translated from the coding sequence ATGGCCACTTACAGTGAAATAGCCCAAATGATAGATCACTCACTCTTAAAGCCTCAGTTAGATTCAAAAACCATTGCAGATGGTTGCAACATAGCTCTTGAATACGAGGTAGCTTCTGTTTGCGTGCGTCCCTGTGATGTACAATTAGCCTATGAAATAATAAACCGATCTTCTGTAAAAGTTTCCACTGTAATAGGTTTTCCACATGGCAGCACAACCACTGCAACCAAGCTTTTTGAAACCAATGAAGCACTTGAAAACGGAGCTGTTGAACTGGATATGGTGTTAAACATCTCTAAACTAAAATCAGGTGAGTATAAATACGTAGGTGATGAAATACGCTCTGTTGTTGAAGCTGCGCATAGCAGTGATGCTATTGTAAAAGTAATCTTTGAAAATTGTTATCTTTCAGACCCTGAAAAAATTGAAGTCTGTAAGATATGCAATGATACCGGTGTGGATTATGCAAAAACTTCCACTGGGTATGGTAGTGGTGGTGCTACAGATGAGGATATAAAATTGATGCGTCAGTATTGTGCTGATAGCATAAAGATAAAAGCTGCTGGCGGGATCAGGACGCTGGAGAGGGCCTTACAGGTTAGAGAGTTGGGGTGCAGCAGAATCGGCGCAACAGCAACAGTGGATATTCTAAGTAGACTTAAATAA
- a CDS encoding Trp family transcriptional regulator: protein MNRNTATQNSSYDEIISLITRIDDFNLMRNFFSELFTDSELRDIALRWELIKRLKRGDSQRKISSELGVSLCKITRGSKLIKNDSSAVNRLLSD, encoded by the coding sequence ATGAATAGAAACACCGCTACACAGAACTCTTCGTATGATGAAATCATATCCTTAATCACCCGGATTGATGATTTCAACCTTATGCGCAATTTTTTTTCTGAACTATTCACCGATTCGGAGTTAAGGGATATCGCACTGAGATGGGAACTTATAAAAAGATTGAAACGTGGTGATAGTCAGCGTAAGATATCTTCAGAGCTGGGTGTTAGTTTGTGCAAAATCACCCGTGGCTCAAAACTCATAAAAAATGATTCATCAGCAGTAAATAGGTTACTTTCAGATTAA
- a CDS encoding GGDEF domain-containing protein, with protein sequence MTYEINIKNFQEHIQRPLEKADPRSFEQIKRSFYETFTSKRNPFSVLIKKLTGKTMSDDQALILWRRILENKTEMEKKLLRRVGIQTAALDYIETQGVDKRTTPPPTYHSTEKKEEQWFEKLYSPGYHVEKLKEEVLRSKRYKHALSAIMLDVDEFHRVNETFSYEEGDKILGIIVKIITKTIRNVDILARYSGDRFLLILPNTNRREAMELAERLRERVNERTQRIQGLPDGLTLTLSVGQCRNDSTSTEFMKQLEHSLIEGKRKGRNAVYMLE encoded by the coding sequence ATGACATACGAAATTAATATCAAAAATTTTCAAGAACACATCCAACGCCCGTTGGAAAAAGCTGACCCAAGATCATTTGAGCAGATTAAACGTTCATTCTACGAGACTTTCACTTCAAAGCGCAATCCTTTTTCTGTATTGATTAAAAAATTAACAGGAAAAACGATGTCCGATGATCAGGCATTAATTCTATGGCGTCGTATTCTTGAAAATAAGACAGAAATGGAAAAAAAGCTTCTGAGACGGGTAGGTATACAGACTGCAGCATTAGACTATATTGAAACTCAGGGCGTAGATAAGCGAACTACTCCTCCCCCAACCTATCATAGTACAGAGAAAAAAGAGGAACAGTGGTTTGAAAAGCTGTATTCTCCGGGATATCACGTAGAGAAACTTAAAGAAGAAGTTCTTCGCAGCAAACGGTATAAACACGCTCTTTCTGCAATAATGCTTGATGTGGATGAATTTCATAGAGTGAATGAAACGTTCTCTTACGAAGAGGGAGATAAAATATTAGGCATTATAGTAAAAATTATAACAAAAACCATTAGAAATGTTGATATTCTTGCCCGCTATTCCGGCGATCGTTTCCTACTTATTCTGCCAAATACTAACCGTCGTGAGGCAATGGAGCTTGCAGAAAGGTTACGGGAGCGGGTAAATGAAAGAACACAAAGAATACAAGGTTTGCCGGATGGTCTAACACTTACCCTTTCGGTTGGCCAGTGTCGAAATGATTCCACTTCTACTGAATTTATGAAACAATTGGAACATTCACTCATAGAGGGTAAAAGAAAGGGACGAAACGCAGTATATATGCTTGAATAG
- a CDS encoding AAA family ATPase, protein MDLFESQKEHLLKQNAPLADRMRPRTLDEYIGQEHIIGEGRLLRRAIQIDQLSSIIFYGPPGTGKTTLARIIANTTKAKFISINAVLSGIKDIREAIDNAHKTLSLYRKRTILFIDEVHRFNKSQQDALLPHVENGIIILIGATTENPYFEVNKALVSRSRIFQLSVLTEKDLKNVAIQALKDSERGYGNKNVKIADEALDHLVKVANGDARGVLNALQLAVETTDPDESGKVYIDRTIAEESIQKRAVLYDRDGDAHYDTISAFIKSLRGSDPDAALYWMAKMVYAGEDPRFIFRRMVIFACEDIGLADPYALGVVMDAAQAFDYVGLPEGRYHLSHACIYCATAPKSNSNMAFFDALATVSQQTEDDVPDHLRDPSRDKEGLGHGEGYLYPHAYREHWVAQQYLPGSLQGKLFYQPGEIGYEKNIKVRVERYREAQLEAMVDNEDNGLTGGQENGSEQWIQRTLGAKGKLLQMIRDRVMELASPNRSSLILDLHARTGLLAFEAARRITEGGVWAVVHDNKEFDTIAKMASRMDPLARPQLVLSNTADVIEAIKSQAGKSVRFDIITGRNVLRSIDAKAEFLKSISSILQPDGKIVLSETVPSMGQRISDIAGDIFDKETLVRFKEAENHLFNSKDDPLMSWDANSIIDDLEKLDLFTISSSMHIDSSKRRITPAEIDFWFRYSSEGQRLSLGDRLRELFNPKEMQSLQKKLHLKLDNRDFLWKSVVLFICCNNRKQS, encoded by the coding sequence ATGGACTTGTTTGAATCACAAAAAGAACACTTACTAAAACAAAACGCACCCCTTGCCGATAGAATGCGTCCAAGAACGCTGGATGAATACATTGGACAGGAACATATTATAGGAGAGGGAAGGCTTCTTAGAAGAGCTATTCAGATTGATCAGCTTTCAAGTATCATATTCTACGGGCCACCAGGAACTGGTAAAACTACTTTGGCACGTATTATTGCCAATACCACAAAAGCAAAGTTTATCTCTATTAACGCGGTTCTTTCGGGTATAAAAGACATAAGAGAAGCTATAGATAATGCCCATAAAACCCTTTCACTGTACAGAAAACGAACAATTCTTTTCATTGATGAAGTACATAGATTTAATAAATCTCAGCAGGATGCACTGCTTCCCCATGTGGAAAACGGAATTATTATTCTGATTGGCGCCACTACAGAAAATCCTTACTTTGAAGTAAATAAAGCACTCGTTTCACGGTCTAGAATTTTTCAACTTAGTGTACTTACAGAAAAGGACCTTAAAAACGTAGCGATACAGGCTTTGAAAGACTCTGAAAGGGGTTATGGAAATAAAAATGTAAAAATTGCTGATGAGGCTCTTGATCACCTGGTAAAAGTTGCCAACGGAGATGCCAGAGGTGTTTTAAACGCTCTTCAACTTGCAGTTGAAACAACTGACCCCGATGAAAGCGGTAAAGTTTACATTGATCGAACAATCGCTGAGGAGTCGATTCAAAAGAGAGCTGTGCTCTATGACCGGGATGGGGATGCTCATTATGATACAATTAGTGCATTTATAAAGTCCCTCAGAGGATCAGATCCTGATGCAGCCCTGTATTGGATGGCAAAAATGGTTTATGCTGGTGAAGACCCAAGGTTCATATTTAGAAGGATGGTAATTTTTGCCTGCGAAGACATTGGTCTTGCTGACCCATATGCCCTTGGTGTAGTCATGGATGCAGCACAGGCATTTGATTATGTGGGGCTTCCCGAGGGACGTTATCACCTGTCACATGCTTGTATCTACTGTGCTACGGCTCCTAAAAGTAATTCGAATATGGCCTTTTTCGACGCACTGGCAACAGTTTCTCAACAAACAGAGGATGATGTCCCCGACCATCTGCGTGACCCTTCAAGAGACAAAGAGGGGCTGGGGCACGGTGAAGGATATCTCTATCCCCATGCTTACAGAGAGCACTGGGTCGCGCAGCAATATCTCCCTGGCAGTCTCCAGGGAAAGCTCTTCTACCAGCCAGGTGAAATAGGGTACGAAAAGAATATTAAAGTCAGGGTGGAGCGGTATCGGGAAGCACAGCTTGAAGCAATGGTGGACAATGAAGATAACGGATTGACCGGTGGCCAGGAGAATGGCTCTGAACAGTGGATACAAAGAACATTGGGTGCTAAGGGGAAACTGCTTCAGATGATCAGAGACCGAGTAATGGAGCTGGCTTCCCCCAATCGCTCCAGCCTCATTCTGGATCTTCATGCCCGCACCGGACTGTTGGCTTTTGAGGCTGCACGAAGAATTACTGAAGGAGGTGTTTGGGCTGTAGTTCACGACAATAAAGAATTTGATACCATCGCAAAAATGGCATCACGAATGGATCCGCTTGCACGGCCACAGCTTGTTTTAAGTAATACCGCTGATGTAATTGAAGCAATCAAATCTCAAGCTGGAAAATCAGTACGCTTTGATATTATTACCGGTAGAAATGTCTTAAGAAGTATTGATGCAAAAGCTGAGTTTCTTAAATCTATCTCCTCTATTCTCCAACCAGATGGTAAGATTGTACTTTCGGAAACTGTGCCATCAATGGGACAGCGAATCTCTGATATTGCGGGTGATATCTTCGACAAGGAAACGTTAGTCCGATTTAAAGAAGCGGAAAACCATCTGTTTAATAGCAAAGATGATCCATTAATGAGCTGGGATGCTAACAGTATTATTGATGATTTAGAGAAATTAGATCTCTTTACCATCTCTTCAAGTATGCACATTGATAGTTCTAAAAGAAGAATAACACCTGCAGAGATAGATTTTTGGTTCAGGTATTCTTCTGAAGGACAACGGCTTTCTCTTGGAGACAGGCTAAGAGAACTATTCAATCCAAAAGAAATGCAGTCTTTACAGAAAAAGCTTCATTTAAAACTCGATAATAGAGATTTTTTGTGGAAGAGTGTGGTTCTTTTTATCTGTTGTAATAATCGAAAACAGAGCTAG
- a CDS encoding TrpB-like pyridoxal phosphate-dependent enzyme, translating into MSVKVVLNESEIPRQWYNIAADLPTPMQPPLGPDGEALSPEKLSAIFPMNLIEQEVSTERWIDIPEEILDMLYRWRPSPLKRAVYLERALGTPAKIYYKDESVSPAGSHKPNTALAQAWYNKQAGTKVLTTETGAGQWGSALSFACSLIGLECKVFMVRISFDQKPFRKTMMETWGGSCIASPSTETEAGRNILKKDPNTPGSLGIAISEAVEAAISDKSGSTKYTLGSVLNHVMLHQTIIGLEAKKQLEKVGIKKPDVVIGCAGGGSNLAGITFPFINDKINGAEIEIIPVEPTSCPTLTRGVFSYDFGDTAGFTPLLPMHTLGHNFVPEAIHAGGLRYHGMSPLVSQTVVEGLSTPRAIPQLECYEAALKWARTEGMIVAPESSHAIAATIQEAIKAKEEGKEKVILMNLSGHGHMDLLGYSKFLNGELMDHSLPQEQIDKAESELLSLPKAEKNKTGKW; encoded by the coding sequence ATGAGTGTTAAAGTAGTGCTTAATGAGAGTGAAATCCCCCGCCAGTGGTATAATATCGCCGCGGACCTTCCAACGCCTATGCAGCCGCCCCTTGGGCCTGATGGTGAAGCGCTTTCGCCAGAAAAGCTTTCTGCAATCTTTCCCATGAACCTCATCGAACAGGAAGTGAGTACAGAGCGCTGGATAGACATACCCGAGGAAATTCTTGATATGCTTTATCGCTGGAGGCCCTCTCCTCTCAAACGTGCCGTTTACCTTGAACGGGCCCTTGGAACACCAGCAAAAATTTACTATAAAGATGAATCAGTTTCTCCTGCAGGAAGTCATAAACCAAATACTGCCCTCGCTCAGGCCTGGTATAACAAGCAGGCTGGAACAAAAGTACTAACAACCGAAACCGGTGCTGGTCAGTGGGGCAGCGCCCTCTCTTTTGCTTGTTCTTTAATCGGGCTTGAATGTAAAGTTTTTATGGTAAGAATAAGTTTTGACCAAAAACCATTTAGAAAAACTATGATGGAAACCTGGGGGGGAAGCTGTATTGCAAGTCCAAGCACAGAGACTGAGGCTGGTAGAAATATACTTAAGAAAGATCCTAATACACCCGGGAGCCTTGGGATAGCAATCAGTGAAGCGGTAGAAGCGGCTATTTCTGATAAATCCGGGTCTACTAAATATACTCTTGGAAGTGTTCTAAACCATGTGATGCTTCACCAAACAATAATCGGGCTTGAAGCAAAAAAGCAGCTTGAAAAAGTTGGGATCAAAAAACCGGATGTTGTCATCGGGTGTGCTGGTGGGGGAAGTAATCTTGCGGGTATTACTTTTCCATTCATAAATGATAAAATTAATGGTGCAGAAATTGAAATTATTCCGGTTGAACCCACTTCTTGCCCCACTCTAACCAGAGGTGTCTTCTCCTACGATTTTGGAGACACTGCAGGTTTTACACCACTATTACCCATGCACACGCTTGGACATAACTTTGTACCTGAAGCAATTCATGCCGGTGGTCTTCGGTATCATGGTATGTCTCCCCTTGTAAGCCAAACCGTTGTTGAAGGACTCAGTACCCCAAGAGCTATTCCTCAGCTTGAGTGCTATGAAGCAGCTCTTAAGTGGGCGCGAACAGAGGGTATGATTGTAGCTCCAGAATCAAGTCATGCAATTGCAGCTACAATCCAGGAAGCTATTAAAGCTAAAGAAGAAGGCAAAGAGAAAGTAATTCTTATGAATTTAAGTGGTCACGGGCATATGGACCTTCTTGGATACTCCAAATTCCTTAACGGGGAGTTGATGGATCATTCACTTCCACAGGAACAGATTGATAAAGCTGAAAGTGAACTGCTCTCTTTACCTAAAGCAGAAAAAAACAAAACTGGTAAATGGTAA
- a CDS encoding VanZ family protein, with protein sequence MIIRLILRHKWPVRVVFILMISLIYYFGLRPFNFYQENEVHRTEHGLFFGPLGIAYTPERIIRPNATGLTLEFTLIPSEFPNHSVPTIITFADNEGKELVTIGQWKESIIIRRHDSKDVHKSLPEVSTSSLLNIAKPVFISIISDSHRGAIFVDGELISESEYLSDMGSILRDGTQLIIANNASGTSPWSGILSSISLYSNRLPLTIVKEHFYRYKLGISSHSGRYPPFMYYILNAQMNSTITDLISGEGLLVPERFGAPRQDFLVPIWVDFIHNRSYYQDIITNYLGFLPMGIISFVFFSGLFKSSFEKKSVLLTVLLGFGLSLSIEYLQIYLPTRSSQLSDLIFNTLGATTGALMMFKYQQFYRKNKAEPI encoded by the coding sequence ATGATAATACGCTTAATTTTAAGACATAAATGGCCTGTTAGAGTAGTATTTATCCTGATGATTTCTCTTATCTATTACTTTGGACTGAGACCATTTAATTTTTATCAGGAAAATGAGGTACACAGAACCGAACATGGTCTTTTTTTTGGTCCCCTTGGAATAGCGTATACTCCCGAGCGTATCATCAGGCCCAATGCCACAGGACTTACTCTTGAATTTACACTCATCCCTTCTGAATTCCCCAATCATTCTGTTCCAACCATCATAACTTTTGCAGATAATGAAGGTAAAGAGCTGGTAACAATAGGGCAATGGAAAGAGAGTATAATTATTCGACGTCACGATTCAAAAGATGTACACAAAAGCCTCCCGGAAGTATCAACCAGCTCGTTATTGAATATCGCAAAACCAGTATTTATTTCTATAATTAGTGATTCTCATCGGGGAGCAATTTTTGTAGACGGAGAACTTATCAGTGAATCCGAATACCTCTCCGATATGGGTAGTATTCTTCGTGATGGCACTCAACTGATAATCGCAAACAACGCTTCAGGTACTTCTCCCTGGAGTGGGATACTGTCATCAATTTCTCTTTACTCAAACAGACTTCCGTTAACCATTGTTAAAGAACACTTTTATAGATACAAACTGGGTATTTCATCACACTCCGGTAGGTATCCCCCCTTTATGTATTATATACTAAATGCTCAAATGAACTCAACTATTACCGATTTGATTTCGGGTGAGGGGCTTTTGGTACCAGAACGTTTTGGTGCGCCAAGACAAGACTTTCTTGTTCCAATTTGGGTAGATTTCATACACAATCGTTCTTATTACCAGGATATCATAACTAATTATTTAGGATTTTTACCAATGGGTATTATTTCTTTTGTGTTCTTTAGTGGATTGTTTAAAAGTAGCTTTGAGAAAAAATCAGTTCTTTTGACTGTTTTGTTAGGTTTTGGCTTAAGTCTGTCTATAGAGTATTTGCAGATATATTTACCTACAAGAAGTTCCCAACTCTCGGACCTTATATTTAATACTTTGGGAGCAACTACTGGTGCGTTAATGATGTTTAAATACCAACAATTCTACAGGAAAAACAAAGCGGAGCCCATATAA
- a CDS encoding CvpA family protein, which produces MHTYLDVFTLILAIVLSVMGLKRGFIREFFRLSALIVGFLLAYLYYEDIQGLISFLSMPQQLSALFSFLTIFLFSFLIILVLGLFIRKITHLTLLGWLDRLLGLFLGMLKTVVIAWIACLSLSTIPSNHIRSDLDMSFTYRAYKALPHSLSLDGMEEMRRRVRNVVEDETKERIRRSKENLEVFRENLDSAKVANGIIN; this is translated from the coding sequence TTGCATACCTATTTAGACGTCTTCACACTAATACTGGCTATTGTTCTGTCCGTAATGGGGCTTAAACGCGGCTTTATTAGAGAATTTTTTCGACTCAGTGCTTTGATTGTAGGCTTCTTATTGGCATATTTATATTATGAAGATATCCAGGGGTTAATCAGCTTTCTTTCAATGCCACAGCAGCTAAGTGCTCTTTTCTCCTTTTTAACAATTTTTCTCTTTTCATTCCTGATCATCCTTGTTTTGGGTCTGTTTATACGAAAAATAACCCATCTCACCCTGCTTGGATGGTTGGATCGGCTCCTTGGTCTCTTCCTTGGAATGCTGAAAACTGTAGTAATAGCATGGATTGCATGCCTTTCTCTTTCAACTATACCGTCCAACCACATTCGCTCTGATCTTGATATGAGCTTCACCTACCGCGCCTATAAAGCATTACCCCATTCATTGTCCCTGGATGGAATGGAGGAAATGCGCCGAAGAGTTAGAAATGTAGTTGAAGATGAAACAAAAGAACGCATCAGGAGATCAAAAGAAAACCTTGAAGTATTCAGGGAAAATCTTGATTCTGCTAAGGTTGCCAATGGTATAATTAATTAA
- a CDS encoding peptidylprolyl isomerase, which yields MNGKELGDGIYAKLKTNRGNIVVSLEYEKAPLTVTNFVGLAEGNLGTTRGKGTRFYNGLTFHRVVPGFVIQGGDPDGNGTGGPGYQFPDEFHPDLKHDSAGILSMANAGPGTNGSQFFITLGATPHLNNRHSVFGHVVEGMDVVESISQGDKIEEVEILRIGDNAQNFKSDQQAFDKLIEQIGQKEQDAKKQHLQKQMQLIEEKFSDAKIMEESKIRYIVHSEGNGDKPKRGSTVKVHYTGTFLNDRKFDSSRDRNEPFSFRLGVGQVIEGWDISVMDMKKGERRTVVLPPQYAYGDQGIGGVIPPETYLVFDIELLDFK from the coding sequence GTGAACGGAAAAGAACTGGGTGATGGTATCTATGCGAAATTGAAGACAAACAGGGGTAACATTGTTGTAAGTCTTGAGTATGAAAAAGCTCCCCTTACAGTTACAAATTTTGTTGGTTTGGCAGAAGGTAACCTTGGCACTACCCGTGGAAAAGGAACTAGATTTTACAACGGACTCACCTTTCACAGAGTTGTACCAGGGTTTGTAATTCAGGGGGGTGATCCTGATGGAAATGGTACTGGTGGTCCTGGCTATCAGTTTCCAGATGAGTTCCATCCCGATTTGAAACACGACTCAGCCGGTATACTTTCTATGGCTAACGCCGGTCCCGGAACTAATGGTAGTCAATTCTTTATAACTCTTGGAGCCACCCCCCATCTTAATAACAGACATTCTGTTTTTGGCCACGTCGTAGAGGGTATGGATGTGGTGGAGAGTATATCACAGGGTGATAAAATTGAAGAGGTGGAAATACTACGAATAGGGGATAATGCTCAAAATTTTAAAAGTGATCAGCAAGCTTTTGACAAACTAATTGAGCAGATAGGCCAAAAGGAACAGGATGCAAAAAAACAACACCTCCAAAAACAAATGCAATTAATTGAAGAAAAATTTTCGGATGCAAAAATTATGGAGGAATCGAAGATAAGGTATATAGTCCATTCAGAAGGCAACGGAGATAAACCGAAAAGAGGTTCAACTGTTAAGGTCCACTATACTGGTACATTCCTAAATGACAGAAAATTTGACAGTTCACGTGATCGCAATGAACCATTTTCCTTCAGACTTGGTGTGGGACAGGTTATTGAGGGGTGGGATATATCTGTTATGGATATGAAAAAAGGTGAGAGGCGTACTGTGGTGCTTCCTCCCCAGTATGCGTATGGTGATCAGGGAATCGGTGGTGTAATTCCTCCTGAAACCTATCTGGTATTTGATATCGAGCTTTTAGATTTTAAATAA